Part of the Natrialbaceae archaeon AArc-T1-2 genome, CCGGAATCGCGAGGGCGAATCCGCTGTAGGCTGTCGAGAGCGCGACCGTCCAGTTGTTCGCGAAGAACTCCGCCGTCGCAGCAGGCGGGATGTGACCCTCGAGCCGGGCCTCGATCGAGGTCGGGACGACGTCGACGAACGGCTCCGCGGCCGCCCAGCCGAGCCAGAACCCGCCGCCGATGAGCGCAAGCGCGAGCGCGTGAAGACCAGGCGTTGCCCGGACGAACGCCCACAGCTCGTCCCACCCGCGTCGTAGGCCTCTCACGAACTGGGTTCGAAGCGACGATTCGGGCATCGACGGCGGTGCCACCGTCCCCCGATAGTCTCCGTACAGGACCGTCTTCAGCAGATCGAGCGCGGGTAACACGAGCAGGAGGACGAGAAGCGAGGCGACGCTTTCGGCGCCGACGAACGCGAGCGTCGACAACGCCGTCGTGACCCCGACGAGGACGCCGATCGAGACGACGTAGTAAAACGCCGCCGGGACCGGGCGTCGTCTGACGAAGCCGGCGCTTCGTGTTACCGACGCGAAGACGCCGACGGTATCGACGACGACCGCGACCGGTGCGAACGCAAACAGCGCACGAACGACTGCGACGACGACGAGCCACACGAGCCCGCCGAGGAGCACGACGGGCACGGCAAGCAGCTGTTCGCCGGTCGCTGCGGCGACGACACCGGCTGTCAGTGCGGTCGCCGCTCCGATCACGACCGCCGCGGTGAGCCAGAGGACGATCTCGAGAACGTACAACCCGAGAAACGTCAGCCAGTGCCGGCGAGCGCCGGCGAGGGCGGCCACGAGTCCGCGTTCGTCCCGCAGACGTCCATCACAGGCTGCAAGCTGGGCTGCGCCGACGACGGCGTACAGGACGAACGCGACGAGCGCTGCTATCGCCGTCGTTACGGCGGCAATAGCGACGACGGGCGTCGGAAACAACGCCTCGAGCACCGGCTCGAGCCCGTCGATCCAGTCGGCGAACGCATCCGGGTCGGTCTCGGGGTCCGGCGGCTCGAGATCCTGTGCGATCAGTTCCGTTCGGACGGTCTCGAGTCGGCCGGTCGTCTCGAGATAGAAGGCGGCGACGGCGACTCCGAGAAACGGGACGACACGAGCGATCGCGGGAACGGCAGCTCCGAACACGTAGACGGGCAACAGCCCCGCTGGCCGCTGGCGAAGCGTCGCGACGACGGCGCTGACGGCCCTCGAGAGTCTCATATTCCGGTCGTTAAACGACTGGTAAGTTAAGTGACCTGCTCGGCCACGACGCGGTGGCGATCACACGACAGCGATCGACGGCGATCCGACGTCGACGGTCGCGAACGATCACTCGTCATCGGTGAGCAGACCGTCGACGGCGTCGAAGAGGCTGCTCGCCCCGTCTTCGACGTCGTCGATCCCGGCGTCGTCACCGTCTTCGCCCTCGTCGTCGGTGTCTTCTTCCTCGGCTTCGACGTCGTCGGCATCATCGTCTTCGGTTTCGGCGTCGTCAGTGTCTTCATCCTCGGCTTCGGCGTCGTCAGTGTCTTCACCCTCGGCTTCGGCGTCGTCAGTGTCCTCATCCTCGGATTCGGCGTCGTCAGTGTCCTCATCCTCGGCTTCGGCGTCGGCGTCCTCACCTTCGGCTTCGCCCTCGTCTTCGTCGCCGTCGCCTCCATCGACCGTAACCCAGAAGAACGTATCCTCGAGGGCGTTTTCCCGGGTTGGTTCGGCCGGTGGATCGTCGTCGTAGAGGAGCACCACGATACGGACGGTATCGTCCGTCGCAGTCGGTGTGATCGCGCGGTCGATCGTCATCGCTTCGCCGTCATCGACCTGGGCCGGAACCGCCTCCAGGGTGGTTCGATCGGTGACCGTCCCGTCTTCGACCGTCTGTTGTTGGACCACCACCGTGTACTCGCGAGGTTCGCCTTCGTGGTTCTCGATCCCGACGACGACCGGGATGGATTCACCCGGTTCGACGCTCGAGGGGAACTGTCCGGCTACCAGTTCTCCGTCGTCTTCGGTGTACAGACCGAGCTCCGTGAACTCGCTTGCCGACTGTGGTGAGACGAACGCCGCCGCCAGCGTCACGCCTGCAGCGACGATCGCGAGTACGAGCAGAATCGACGTCGCCGTCGCGACGGCACTCTCCCCGCGAGCGCGATAAAGCGGCCCGAGGACTGTCGTTAGTGGGACGGTAAATCGCTCGGCGACGGGGAGTCGGATGCGTCGAACGACGGCGAGCTGTGAGAAGACGATGGCGACGAACGCGAACGCGGCAGCGGCCGATTCTGCCTCCAGCCCCCACCCGGTCGCGGAGAGGACGATGCCGGCGACCGGAACGATCGCGATCGAAAGTGCGAGCGCGAGTCCGAGTCGCTCGACGACGTCGACACCGCGAGGACGCACGTTCGTGATCGACGTCGACCGGCTCCGCCTGGACGCTCGAGGCGCTGCCGGGAACAGGACCGACACGAGTGCGTACCCGGGGAAAAACAGGATGAGCGGGATGGCGGCGATGAACCGGAGTTCGCTGCCGGCGCCGTACGACGT contains:
- a CDS encoding stage II sporulation protein M, coding for MRLSRAVSAVVATLRQRPAGLLPVYVFGAAVPAIARVVPFLGVAVAAFYLETTGRLETVRTELIAQDLEPPDPETDPDAFADWIDGLEPVLEALFPTPVVAIAAVTTAIAALVAFVLYAVVGAAQLAACDGRLRDERGLVAALAGARRHWLTFLGLYVLEIVLWLTAAVVIGAATALTAGVVAAATGEQLLAVPVVLLGGLVWLVVVAVVRALFAFAPVAVVVDTVGVFASVTRSAGFVRRRPVPAAFYYVVSIGVLVGVTTALSTLAFVGAESVASLLVLLLVLPALDLLKTVLYGDYRGTVAPPSMPESSLRTQFVRGLRRGWDELWAFVRATPGLHALALALIGGGFWLGWAAAEPFVDVVPTSIEARLEGHIPPAATAEFFANNWTVALSTAYSGFALAIPAAVALLFNGVVIGAIARLEVDLEALIAFVVPHGIVEIPAILVAGALGFHLGVVGWRAVRGRIDRPTLADELERAFWVLVGVGLLLALAAVIEGFVSPYYFRLFV
- a CDS encoding DUF1616 domain-containing protein, whose product is MSLRETTVSRLASVRRYPTDLAAVSLAAGLAYYVVTSYGAGSELRFIAAIPLILFFPGYALVSVLFPAAPRASRRSRSTSITNVRPRGVDVVERLGLALALSIAIVPVAGIVLSATGWGLEAESAAAAFAFVAIVFSQLAVVRRIRLPVAERFTVPLTTVLGPLYRARGESAVATATSILLVLAIVAAGVTLAAAFVSPQSASEFTELGLYTEDDGELVAGQFPSSVEPGESIPVVVGIENHEGEPREYTVVVQQQTVEDGTVTDRTTLEAVPAQVDDGEAMTIDRAITPTATDDTVRIVVLLYDDDPPAEPTRENALEDTFFWVTVDGGDGDEDEGEAEGEDADAEAEDEDTDDAESEDEDTDDAEAEGEDTDDAEAEDEDTDDAETEDDDADDVEAEEEDTDDEGEDGDDAGIDDVEDGASSLFDAVDGLLTDDE